From the Candidatus Bathyarchaeota archaeon genome, one window contains:
- a CDS encoding DUF4332 domain-containing protein has protein sequence MSTDRIKKVDLKKVNAAVVKPQLEFTRKIDPGTLVMSIQKDLIRVNDFAMSQERPTTYVLSDFNIQLKAVVSQESEKTMIILPTKPDELDPNSMSLVNISLKPIPTNVKPSTNTRPIEAIEGIGLLTANKLREIGIHTIADLALASPKDITKVGVPSKQASEFIGMAKLMTKSNMAGIDGVDEPAAELLVVGGKIDSKEKLAQANPEELYKNLTAAAKTKKVQLPTGFKLAPDDVARWVSSAKTQLEKNAEK, from the coding sequence ATGTCTACAGACAGAATAAAAAAAGTTGATTTAAAAAAAGTTAATGCCGCCGTCGTGAAACCCCAGCTAGAGTTTACCAGAAAAATTGACCCTGGAACTCTGGTCATGTCCATACAAAAGGACCTTATCCGCGTTAATGATTTTGCCATGAGCCAAGAGCGCCCCACTACATACGTGCTTTCAGATTTTAACATACAGCTTAAAGCAGTGGTTTCTCAAGAATCCGAAAAAACCATGATTATACTCCCCACAAAACCCGACGAGTTAGACCCCAACTCCATGAGCCTGGTGAATATTTCTCTTAAACCCATACCTACCAACGTGAAGCCTTCAACTAACACTCGACCCATTGAAGCAATCGAAGGCATAGGGTTACTAACAGCAAATAAACTGCGCGAAATTGGCATCCACACCATTGCGGACTTAGCTTTGGCATCGCCTAAGGACATAACCAAAGTAGGCGTTCCCAGCAAACAAGCCTCAGAGTTCATTGGCATGGCAAAACTCATGACAAAAAGCAACATGGCAGGCATAGACGGCGTTGACGAGCCAGCTGCAGAGTTGCTTGTAGTCGGTGGAAAGATAGATTCAAAAGAAAAACTTGCCCAAGCCAACCCCGAAGAACTATACAAGAACCTAACCGCCGCCGCAAAAACCAAAAAAGTTCAGTTGCCTACAGGTTTCAAGCTGGCTCCTGACGATGTTGCCCGATGGGTTTCTTCTGCAAAAACTCAGCTTGAAAAAAATGCTGAAAAATAA
- a CDS encoding DUF2589 domain-containing protein yields the protein MSSALSIGTELASVPFDQMIRNLLLAMVSAQNEANSSFIAGVQDLAEAEVSIKYNKTSDNSNQEQTISGNALAFGILPTLLQIQNGTIQIKMVITMQKTTEASVHVKAKGGWAFFSASVDAKYSSKYSYSVTASSFIEIKVAPAPPPEPLMRVIDKIVQDTTAEPAEPSE from the coding sequence ATGTCATCAGCGTTAAGCATAGGCACTGAATTGGCAAGCGTCCCTTTTGATCAGATGATACGAAATCTGCTTTTAGCAATGGTTTCAGCGCAAAACGAAGCTAACTCGTCATTCATTGCGGGAGTGCAGGACTTAGCCGAAGCAGAAGTTTCTATAAAATACAACAAGACCAGCGACAACTCTAATCAGGAGCAGACCATTAGCGGCAATGCTTTAGCCTTTGGAATTTTGCCCACTCTGTTGCAGATACAAAACGGTACGATTCAGATCAAGATGGTCATTACGATGCAAAAGACCACTGAAGCGTCTGTTCATGTAAAGGCTAAGGGCGGTTGGGCATTCTTCTCCGCGTCGGTGGATGCCAAATACTCTAGCAAGTACTCCTATTCAGTTACAGCCTCAAGCTTCATAGAAATCAAAGTTGCGCCAGCGCCACCCCCTGAACCCCTGATGAGAGTAATTGACAAGATAGTGCAAGACACTACTGCAGAGCCAGCCGAGCCGTCAGAGTAA